In one Lycium barbarum isolate Lr01 chromosome 7, ASM1917538v2, whole genome shotgun sequence genomic region, the following are encoded:
- the LOC132604042 gene encoding tubulin alpha-2 chain — MPGDKTVGGGDDAFNTFFSETGAGKHVPRAVFVDLEPTVIDEVRTGAYRQLFHPEQLISGKEDAANNFARGHYTIGKEIVDLCLDRIRKLSDNCTGLQGFLVFNAVGGGTGSGLGSLLLERLSVDYGKKSKLGFTIYPSPQVSTSVVEPYNSVLSTHSLLEHTDVAILLDNEAIYDICRRSLDIERPTYTNLNRLISQVISSLTASLRFDGALNVDVNEFQTNLVPYPRIHFMLSSYAPVISAEKAYHEQLSVAEITNSAFEPSSMMVKCDPRHGKYMACCLMFRGDVVPKDVNAAVATIKTKRTIQFVDWSPTGFKCGINYQPPTVVPGGDLAKVQRAVCMISNSTSVAEVFSRIDHKFDLMYAKRAFVHWYVGEGMEEGEFSEAREDLAALEKDYEEVGAEMDDEEGGDEGDEY; from the exons ATGCCGGGTGATAAGACTGTTGGAGGAGGTGATGATGCATTCAACACCTTCTTCAGTGAAACTGGAGCAGGAAAGCATGTTCCTCGTGCTGTCTTTGTAGATCTTGAGCCTACTGTCATTGATGAAGTCAGGACCGGAGCATACAGACAGCTCTTTCACCCTGAGCAGCTCATCAGTGGCAAAGAAGATGCAGCCAACAACTTTGCCCGTGGCCATTATACAA TCGGGAAAGAAATTGTTGATCTTTGTTTGGATCGCATTAGGAAGCTTTCAGACAACTGTACCGGCCTTCAAGGTTTTCTGGTTTTTAATGCCGTTGGTGGTGGCACTGGTTCTGGTCTTGGGTCACTTCTACTGGAGCGTCTCTCAGTAGACTATGGCAAGAAATCGAAACTTGGATTCACAATTTATCCTTCACCACAGGTCTCAACATCTGTCGTGGAGCCTTACAACAGTGTACTTTCAACTCACTCCCTGCTTGAGCACACTGATGTTGCAATTCTTCTTGACAATGAGGCCATTTATGACATCTGCAGGCGCTCACTGGACATTGAGCGCCCAACTTACACCAACCTTAACCGACTTATTTCACAG GTTATTTCGTCTCTGACTGCTTCTTTGAGGTTTGATGGAGCCTTGAACGTTGATGTGAATGAGTTCCAAACTAATCTTGTACCGTACCCCAGAATCCATTTTATGCTTTCCTCTTACGCCCCAGTCATTTCAGCTGAGAAGGCTTACCACGAGCAGCTCTCAGTTGCTGAGATCACAAACAGTGCCTTTGAACCCTCTTCTATGATGGTTAAGTGTGACCCTCGTCATGGCAAGTACATGGCTTGCTGCCTTATGTTCCGTGGTGATGTTGTGCCAAAGGATGTGAACGCTGCTGTCGCCACTATCAAGACCAAGCGTACTATCCAATTTGTTGACTGGAGTCCTACTGGTTTCAAGTGCGGTATCAACTACCAACCACCAACAGTTGTTCCAGGAGGTGACCTTGCCAAGGTGCAGAGGGCTGTGTGCATGATTTCTAACTCAACTAGTGTTGCAGAGGTCTTCTCACGCATTGATCACAAGTTTGATCTGATGTATGCTAAGCGTGCTTTTGTGCACTGGTACGTTGGCGAGGGTATGGAGGAAGGTGAGTTTAGTGAAGCACGTGAGGACCTTGCTGCTCTGGAAAAGGATTACGAGGAAGTTGGTGCTGAAATGGATGATGAAGAAGGGGGTGATGAAGGAGATGAGTACTGA